In a genomic window of Mycolicibacterium neoaurum VKM Ac-1815D:
- a CDS encoding GntR family transcriptional regulator: protein MNDDGTGKTARPLRYQQVYDLVVSLIEEQNLREGDQLPSTAELAEMADVSVITVRRALDELTHSGKIVRHQGVGTFVAPQRIVSEPSRPGALLETLKGHDDGVELATELVSLMVGQPSDNHAAALRIDAGQPVWEICRLRRLGNVPKLLEKAVLPLSLVPSLDEERLATGGSLYGFLAERYGFTDDFVEQVFEVDHPNSLEREHLKLTAKDNVVRIRGVSVNAEGTAFDSFQQTYPAREFLFYVSGTSGRRLVEPARTGPWSVRPFGSAPTTGE from the coding sequence GTGAACGACGACGGCACCGGCAAGACCGCGCGCCCGCTGCGATATCAGCAGGTGTACGACCTCGTCGTATCGCTCATCGAGGAGCAGAATCTGCGCGAGGGTGATCAGCTGCCGAGCACGGCCGAACTCGCCGAGATGGCCGATGTCAGCGTGATCACGGTGCGTCGTGCGCTCGACGAACTCACCCACAGCGGAAAGATCGTGCGGCATCAGGGTGTCGGAACGTTCGTGGCCCCGCAACGGATCGTCAGTGAACCCTCGCGTCCCGGTGCCTTGCTGGAGACGCTCAAGGGCCACGACGACGGCGTCGAACTCGCCACCGAGCTCGTCAGCCTGATGGTCGGGCAGCCCAGTGACAACCACGCCGCCGCATTGCGGATCGACGCCGGACAGCCGGTGTGGGAGATCTGCAGGCTGCGCCGGCTGGGCAACGTGCCCAAGCTGTTGGAGAAGGCCGTGCTGCCGCTGAGCCTGGTGCCGTCCCTGGACGAGGAACGACTCGCCACCGGCGGTTCCTTGTACGGATTTCTGGCCGAACGTTACGGATTCACCGATGATTTCGTGGAACAGGTCTTCGAGGTCGACCATCCCAACTCGCTGGAGCGCGAGCATCTCAAGCTGACGGCGAAGGACAACGTGGTGCGCATCCGCGGCGTGAGCGTCAATGCCGAGGGGACCGCTTTCGACAGCTTCCAGCAGACCTACCCCGCGCGCGAATTTCTGTTCTACGTCTCGGGAACGTCTGGACGCCGCCTGGTGGAGCCGGCCCGTACCGGGCCGTGGTCGGTGCGCCCCTTCGGATCTGCGCCCACCACCGGGGAATGA
- the nagB gene encoding glucosamine-6-phosphate deaminase — MRVVICPDLCAVATAAADIVTELVGRKPQGTLGLATGSSPLGLYAELAERVAAGLDMSGFSGFALDEYVGLAPDDPRSYAHVIRTQVTEPLRLKPENVHVPTGIGDDLDAECLAYEDAIRAAGGIDIQILGIGRNGHLGFNEPTSSFASRTRVASLAKWTRQDNARYFSSPEDVPRECVTQGLGTIMAARMTLLIATGVAKAGAVARAVEGPVSALCPASILQHHENAVVVIDEEAAGELALVDYYRDTQRRSVRDTVAG, encoded by the coding sequence ATGAGAGTCGTCATCTGTCCCGACCTGTGCGCGGTCGCCACGGCCGCCGCCGATATCGTGACCGAGCTGGTCGGCCGTAAGCCACAAGGGACGCTGGGGCTTGCCACCGGGTCCAGTCCGCTGGGGCTCTACGCAGAGTTGGCCGAGCGGGTGGCCGCGGGTTTGGACATGAGTGGATTCTCCGGTTTTGCTCTCGACGAGTACGTCGGCCTCGCCCCGGACGATCCGCGCAGCTACGCCCACGTCATTCGGACGCAGGTCACCGAGCCACTCCGATTGAAGCCCGAAAATGTCCACGTACCAACGGGAATAGGCGACGATCTGGACGCCGAATGCCTCGCCTACGAGGACGCCATCCGCGCGGCCGGCGGTATCGACATCCAGATACTCGGGATCGGACGAAACGGACATCTGGGATTCAACGAGCCCACCTCGTCGTTCGCCTCCCGCACGCGGGTGGCGTCGCTGGCCAAGTGGACCCGGCAGGACAACGCGCGCTACTTCAGCTCACCGGAGGACGTTCCACGCGAATGCGTCACCCAGGGGTTGGGCACCATCATGGCTGCCCGGATGACCTTGCTGATCGCCACCGGCGTGGCGAAGGCCGGCGCTGTCGCCCGCGCGGTGGAGGGCCCGGTTTCGGCACTGTGCCCGGCATCCATCCTGCAGCATCACGAAAACGCCGTTGTGGTCATCGACGAGGAGGCCGCCGGGGAACTCGCGTTGGTGGACTACTACCGCGACACTCAGCGCCGGAGCGTCCGCGATACAGTCGCCGGCTGA
- a CDS encoding alpha/beta hydrolase gives MSVTVSTVQASRPEQLVASAADLGAKIAALDTTMTAQRQALAQLRSSWQGQAASAAIIKAEQNLNRQEELRARLCALQQALHAGGTQLGFTRTGLLATVTMLRAAGWQVADDGTATAPPLPPILRLMAPAWTAVLQKMLAVFAQIDAQTAAAIQAAIGGPVPQTPPGTLGDPRRLPAPGTSPEDVKKWWDSLSQFEKSQLIADHSAELGNLNGIPAEVRDQVNRAVLADDVARVTDAADQHGVSTDDVLANPGNYGLTSADATRYNNAVQTQKGLNKTADPEDANRPTMLWAYDPLAFHGEGKAAIAIGNPDKAQNTAVVVPGTGSSVKAGWLEGDNATNLYDQMIAADPNEPTSVIAWMGYDTPDSPTDPAIATPTLARAGGDLLAADVNGLAATHEGVPANLTVIGHSYGSTTVADAFAGSGMKADNAVLIGSPGTDLANSASDFHLPEGGKVYVGAASTDPVSWIGQAGPIPDIINRELHYPLGLEAGLGRDPAGDGYGSVRFDAEAVGRDGLSFDDHSKYYQVGSESLRAMTDIATGDGSTLGDNGLLAEGRRQPHIGLPDKIDLPGLPPIDLPDWDTRVPGLPALNDPEGDRPRGSITNDHGY, from the coding sequence TTGTCGGTGACGGTGTCGACGGTGCAGGCGTCGCGGCCTGAGCAGTTGGTCGCTTCCGCCGCCGACCTCGGCGCCAAGATCGCGGCTCTCGATACGACGATGACCGCGCAACGCCAGGCACTGGCGCAGCTGAGGTCCTCGTGGCAGGGCCAGGCGGCTTCGGCGGCGATCATCAAAGCCGAGCAGAACCTCAATCGCCAAGAAGAACTGCGCGCCCGGCTCTGCGCGCTGCAGCAAGCACTCCACGCCGGCGGCACGCAGTTGGGCTTCACCCGCACCGGGCTGCTCGCCACCGTCACGATGCTGCGTGCAGCGGGCTGGCAGGTCGCCGATGACGGTACCGCCACCGCGCCTCCGCTACCCCCGATCCTGCGGCTGATGGCGCCGGCGTGGACCGCCGTCCTGCAGAAGATGCTCGCGGTGTTCGCCCAGATCGACGCTCAGACGGCCGCCGCCATCCAGGCCGCCATCGGTGGCCCGGTGCCCCAGACTCCGCCGGGAACCCTCGGCGATCCACGCCGGCTGCCGGCACCGGGGACCAGCCCAGAGGACGTCAAGAAGTGGTGGGATTCGCTGAGCCAGTTCGAGAAGAGCCAGCTGATCGCCGACCATTCTGCCGAGCTCGGCAATCTCAACGGAATCCCGGCCGAGGTGCGCGATCAGGTGAACCGGGCTGTACTCGCAGACGATGTGGCTCGGGTGACCGACGCGGCCGACCAACATGGCGTGTCCACCGACGACGTGTTGGCCAACCCCGGCAACTATGGGCTGACCTCCGCGGACGCCACCCGCTACAACAATGCCGTGCAGACCCAGAAGGGGTTGAACAAAACCGCCGACCCCGAGGACGCCAACCGGCCGACGATGCTCTGGGCTTACGATCCACTGGCATTCCATGGCGAGGGCAAGGCCGCCATCGCCATCGGCAATCCGGACAAGGCCCAGAACACCGCGGTGGTCGTGCCCGGCACCGGCAGCAGCGTGAAAGCAGGTTGGTTGGAGGGCGACAACGCCACCAACCTGTATGACCAGATGATCGCCGCCGATCCCAACGAGCCCACCTCGGTCATCGCCTGGATGGGCTATGACACACCCGACAGCCCCACCGACCCTGCCATCGCCACCCCGACCCTGGCCCGCGCCGGGGGTGATCTGCTGGCCGCCGACGTCAACGGCCTGGCCGCCACCCATGAAGGCGTGCCCGCCAATCTCACCGTCATCGGGCACTCCTACGGGTCCACCACGGTGGCCGATGCGTTCGCCGGTAGCGGCATGAAAGCCGACAACGCGGTGCTGATCGGCAGCCCAGGAACCGACCTGGCCAACAGCGCGTCAGATTTCCATCTGCCTGAGGGCGGCAAGGTATACGTCGGCGCCGCCTCCACCGATCCGGTCAGCTGGATCGGCCAGGCCGGCCCGATCCCCGACATCATCAACCGCGAGCTTCACTACCCGCTGGGATTGGAGGCCGGCTTGGGCCGAGATCCTGCCGGCGACGGCTACGGTTCGGTGCGCTTCGATGCCGAGGCGGTGGGACGCGACGGTTTGTCCTTCGACGATCACTCGAAGTACTACCAGGTCGGCAGCGAATCCCTGCGCGCGATGACCGATATCGCCACCGGTGACGGCAGCACCCTCGGTGACAACGGATTGTTGGCCGAGGGGCGACGTCAACCGCATATCGGATTGCCCGACAAGATTGATCTGCCGGGACTGCCCCCGATCGACCTGCCGGACTGGGACACTCGAGTACCCGGCCTACCCGCACTCAATGATCCCGAAGGGGACCGTCCACGAGGATCGATCACCAATGACCATGGCTACTGA
- a CDS encoding MFS transporter, with protein MADSGGLRLKTAAGRWVLLATVLGSAIVMIDGTVVNVALPHIGADLNAGFGGLQWVVNAYTLTLASFILLGGSLGDHFGRRRVFLIGVVWFAVASTACGLAPNIEALVAARALQGIGGALLTPGSLALLSASFRAGDRSAAIGAWSGLGGLAGAVGPFLGGFLVEWNWRAVFLINLPLAAALVILTVLRVPESRDADSPPGLDIAGTILAVLGLGALTFGLTSLGGNDVSATGLVAVGTGMLALALFVVIERRSPHPLVPPELFSNNIFRVANAITLMIYGALGVVFLILVLQLQTVAGFSPIEAGAALLPVTAVLLVFSARAGALAGRIGPRIPMTLGPLLSAAGLLLMLRIGTQASWVADVLPAALVFGAGLALVVAPLTAAVLDAAPDRLAGAASGVNNAVARAGGLLAVAVIPAFAGVGGADYADPAAFGAGFCTTMVIAASLLLGASALAAVGIRPRRTGSGAGERIHIEQDVHCPINGPAPFPHAPQPET; from the coding sequence ATGGCGGATTCCGGCGGATTGCGGCTGAAGACTGCCGCGGGCCGGTGGGTGCTGCTCGCGACGGTCCTCGGATCTGCCATCGTGATGATCGACGGCACGGTGGTCAACGTGGCGCTGCCGCATATCGGTGCAGACCTGAACGCGGGCTTCGGCGGTCTGCAATGGGTCGTCAACGCCTACACGCTGACCTTGGCCTCCTTCATCCTGTTGGGCGGTTCACTCGGCGACCACTTCGGGCGTAGGCGTGTCTTCCTGATCGGGGTGGTGTGGTTCGCGGTGGCCTCGACCGCCTGCGGCTTGGCGCCGAACATCGAAGCACTGGTCGCCGCGCGCGCCCTCCAAGGCATCGGCGGCGCCCTGCTCACGCCCGGCAGTTTGGCACTGCTCTCGGCATCGTTCCGCGCCGGCGACCGTTCCGCCGCGATCGGGGCGTGGTCGGGGCTGGGCGGGTTGGCAGGAGCGGTGGGACCATTCCTCGGGGGATTCCTCGTCGAGTGGAATTGGCGAGCAGTGTTTCTCATCAATCTGCCGCTGGCCGCCGCGCTGGTCATACTGACGGTGCTGCGGGTCCCCGAGAGTCGCGACGCAGACTCACCACCGGGCCTGGACATCGCCGGCACGATCCTGGCCGTCCTGGGTCTGGGAGCCTTGACTTTCGGACTGACCAGCCTCGGCGGGAATGATGTCTCTGCGACCGGCCTGGTCGCGGTCGGTACTGGGATGCTGGCACTGGCCCTGTTCGTTGTGATCGAGCGACGTTCCCCGCATCCGTTGGTTCCGCCAGAACTGTTCAGCAACAATATTTTTCGGGTGGCCAATGCAATAACGCTGATGATTTACGGTGCCTTGGGGGTGGTCTTCCTGATCCTGGTACTGCAGCTGCAGACGGTTGCGGGGTTCAGCCCGATCGAAGCGGGAGCTGCGCTGCTCCCGGTCACGGCAGTTCTCCTGGTCTTCTCGGCACGCGCCGGTGCGCTTGCCGGCCGGATCGGACCACGGATACCGATGACGCTGGGTCCCCTGCTGTCGGCGGCGGGACTGCTGCTGATGCTACGTATCGGTACACAGGCATCATGGGTTGCCGATGTCCTTCCCGCTGCTCTGGTATTCGGTGCCGGCCTGGCGCTGGTGGTGGCGCCACTGACAGCCGCAGTCCTCGACGCCGCCCCGGACCGCTTGGCCGGGGCGGCCTCGGGAGTCAACAACGCGGTGGCTCGTGCCGGAGGACTTCTGGCTGTGGCCGTGATACCAGCCTTCGCCGGTGTAGGAGGCGCGGATTACGCCGATCCCGCCGCATTCGGAGCCGGGTTCTGCACCACCATGGTGATCGCCGCATCCCTGCTGTTGGGGGCGTCAGCTCTCGCCGCCGTCGGGATCCGGCCGAGACGCACCGGATCGGGTGCGGGTGAACGCATCCACATCGAACAGGACGTGCATTGCCCTATCAATGGTCCTGCGCCGTTTCCGCATGCACCGCAGCCCGAGACCTGA
- a CDS encoding CIA30 family protein has translation MSADIGYQSSSWKIRRASALLIGTCTTLSLVACGGAVQAEETVLSKAPETTDVVIADLGVAGEAEEWTTMNDPVMGGRSTSEVAFDDGGLRFSGNISLDNNGGFASTRGPLDPDIGRKAAGARSLGVRAEGDGKTYLLKVRDSDQPWSYVQRFATEAGAVRTYALPVDRFEPVGMRMDPAPDAPETLDPSTIDQVAVYILDKQQGPFQIIIDRISATI, from the coding sequence GTGAGTGCTGACATCGGGTACCAATCATCCAGCTGGAAGATCCGCCGAGCTTCCGCCTTGTTGATCGGTACCTGCACGACGCTTTCGCTCGTCGCATGTGGCGGGGCGGTGCAGGCAGAGGAAACGGTGCTCTCAAAGGCTCCCGAAACAACGGACGTCGTCATCGCCGATCTCGGTGTCGCCGGCGAGGCCGAGGAGTGGACGACCATGAACGATCCGGTCATGGGTGGACGGTCGACTTCCGAGGTCGCGTTCGACGATGGTGGCCTGAGGTTTTCGGGAAACATCTCACTGGACAACAACGGTGGGTTCGCCTCGACGCGTGGACCACTGGACCCCGACATCGGCCGCAAGGCCGCGGGCGCACGGTCTTTGGGAGTGCGCGCCGAGGGCGACGGGAAGACCTACTTATTGAAGGTGCGTGACAGCGACCAGCCGTGGTCGTATGTTCAGCGCTTCGCCACCGAAGCGGGCGCCGTACGAACCTACGCGTTGCCTGTCGACCGTTTCGAACCCGTAGGCATGCGCATGGATCCCGCGCCCGATGCACCTGAGACCCTAGATCCGTCGACCATCGACCAGGTCGCGGTCTACATACTGGACAAGCAGCAGGGCCCCTTCCAGATCATCATCGACAGAATCTCCGCCACGATCTGA
- a CDS encoding DUF4174 domain-containing protein yields the protein MLLIGKDGTEKLRADTVPNLQTVYAVIDGMPMRGREMSGNNSEC from the coding sequence GTGCTGCTGATCGGCAAGGACGGCACCGAGAAGTTGCGCGCCGACACGGTGCCGAACCTTCAGACGGTGTATGCAGTGATCGACGGGATGCCCATGCGCGGTCGGGAGATGAGTGGGAACAACAGTGAGTGCTGA
- a CDS encoding HD domain-containing protein: protein MVTRNSAEAAASSQVTQWNLPDSAICTAAFTLAEDVSPEFLHNHCVRSYLFGRELAAAQGLRGGIDYDEETVFLASILHDLGITAYGRGGQRFEVDGADAAARFLRHRGFDESRTRVVWQSIALHTSVGLGHRFGTEHAVCHGGIDMDVVGTQRELLSPGFADRVHGAWPRHNLGFAIAEAIGRDTQANPLKAPPFSFPVHVHEVVNDAPSVGFAALVARSGWGDSLPTESSN from the coding sequence ATGGTCACCCGAAATTCGGCCGAGGCAGCCGCCTCCAGCCAGGTCACTCAGTGGAACCTTCCCGACTCTGCCATCTGCACAGCGGCTTTCACCCTCGCCGAGGATGTGTCTCCCGAGTTCCTGCACAATCACTGCGTCCGGAGCTATCTGTTCGGACGCGAACTCGCGGCCGCTCAGGGGTTACGGGGCGGGATCGACTATGACGAGGAGACGGTGTTCCTCGCCTCGATCCTGCACGACCTCGGCATCACCGCCTACGGACGCGGTGGCCAGCGGTTCGAGGTCGACGGCGCAGACGCAGCCGCACGTTTCCTGCGTCATCGGGGTTTCGACGAAAGCCGCACGAGAGTCGTGTGGCAATCGATCGCTCTGCACACAAGTGTCGGCCTGGGGCATCGATTCGGCACCGAACACGCGGTGTGCCACGGTGGAATCGACATGGATGTTGTTGGCACGCAACGGGAACTACTGTCGCCCGGTTTCGCGGACCGCGTACATGGTGCGTGGCCACGCCACAATCTTGGATTCGCCATCGCTGAAGCGATCGGTCGCGACACGCAGGCAAATCCGCTCAAGGCCCCGCCCTTCTCCTTCCCGGTGCATGTGCACGAAGTGGTCAACGATGCACCCTCCGTCGGTTTTGCGGCGCTGGTCGCCCGTTCAGGCTGGGGCGATTCACTCCCGACCGAGTCCAGCAACTGA
- a CDS encoding DJ-1/PfpI family protein, which produces MHAQIVLFDGFDPLDVIAPFEVLAFGSQLLGGELDVELVSAEGARVVVSGSLGLSLMATARLDPTKPGYIVVPGAVGPVEGDPDEVDTIPVLLARFGETAAIPMIQQAMANPDITVATVCGGSLALAMAGVIEGRHANTHHLGVDVLEAAGAIPIAARVVDDGNLISAGGVTSGLDLALYLLQRSFGPRISLAVEAMFAYESRGTVWTNTGRAPQVV; this is translated from the coding sequence ATGCATGCGCAGATTGTGTTGTTCGACGGCTTCGACCCTCTTGACGTGATCGCACCCTTCGAAGTGCTGGCCTTCGGCAGCCAACTCCTCGGTGGTGAACTGGACGTCGAGCTGGTTTCTGCCGAGGGCGCCCGAGTAGTCGTCAGCGGCAGCCTTGGGCTGTCACTCATGGCAACGGCCCGGCTTGATCCGACCAAGCCGGGTTACATCGTGGTCCCGGGCGCTGTCGGGCCCGTGGAAGGAGATCCGGACGAGGTCGACACCATCCCGGTCCTGCTCGCGAGGTTCGGGGAAACCGCCGCGATCCCGATGATCCAACAGGCGATGGCGAATCCCGATATCACGGTGGCGACAGTCTGCGGTGGGTCCTTGGCATTGGCGATGGCGGGCGTGATCGAGGGCAGACACGCCAACACCCACCACCTCGGAGTGGATGTGCTCGAGGCCGCGGGTGCGATTCCGATCGCGGCCCGCGTGGTCGACGACGGCAACCTGATCTCGGCCGGCGGAGTCACATCGGGCCTGGATCTCGCGCTCTACCTCCTGCAGCGCAGCTTTGGTCCACGGATCTCTTTGGCCGTTGAGGCGATGTTCGCCTACGAGAGCCGCGGCACGGTGTGGACCAATACCGGCCGCGCACCCCAGGTGGTGTGA
- a CDS encoding GlxA family transcriptional regulator, with the protein MRKVAVLAVHDVIAFDVGIPVEVFGRVRFADGANGYRVQVCGTEPVVSAGPLHIATDHGLEALADADIIIVPGREDVETQTPAAVVTALRAAYSAGATIASICTGAFTLADAGLLDGKRATTHWAAADLFRATHPAVDLDPDVLYVDEGRILTSAGASAGVDLCLYMVRRDHGAAIAATAAKFAVAPLHRSGGQAQFIVRNQLPVSMIGEQTQLNGVLTWIEQNAHRELTLADIAAYAATSIRTLNRRFQTETGQTPMQWVTGVRIRHAQELLEGTSHSIERIGREVGFASAANFREQFRRLSGVAPQTYRNTFKERASDTDQLPGSSLATA; encoded by the coding sequence ATGCGTAAAGTGGCAGTCTTGGCAGTCCACGACGTCATCGCGTTCGACGTGGGCATTCCCGTCGAGGTCTTCGGACGGGTTCGGTTCGCCGACGGTGCGAACGGATACCGCGTCCAGGTATGCGGCACCGAGCCGGTGGTATCCGCCGGCCCGCTGCACATCGCCACCGACCACGGCCTGGAGGCGCTCGCCGATGCAGACATCATCATCGTGCCCGGCCGAGAGGACGTCGAGACGCAGACCCCTGCCGCGGTGGTCACAGCCCTGCGCGCTGCTTACTCCGCCGGGGCCACCATCGCCTCGATCTGCACAGGTGCATTCACCCTCGCCGACGCTGGTCTGCTCGACGGAAAGCGCGCGACCACGCACTGGGCCGCCGCAGACCTGTTCCGAGCAACGCATCCTGCTGTTGATCTGGATCCCGATGTTCTCTATGTCGACGAAGGGCGAATCCTGACTTCGGCAGGCGCTTCGGCAGGGGTGGACCTCTGCCTGTACATGGTGCGGCGTGACCATGGCGCCGCTATTGCCGCCACGGCCGCGAAGTTCGCGGTGGCGCCGCTTCACCGCAGCGGCGGTCAGGCGCAGTTCATCGTCCGCAATCAGCTGCCTGTCAGCATGATCGGCGAACAGACCCAACTGAATGGAGTACTCACCTGGATCGAGCAGAATGCCCACCGCGAACTGACCTTGGCCGATATCGCCGCATACGCAGCGACAAGCATCCGGACACTCAACCGACGTTTCCAGACCGAAACCGGCCAGACGCCCATGCAGTGGGTCACCGGTGTGCGCATCCGGCACGCACAGGAGCTTCTCGAGGGGACGTCGCACAGCATAGAGCGGATCGGGCGCGAAGTGGGGTTCGCGTCGGCGGCCAACTTCCGTGAACAGTTCCGCAGGCTCAGTGGCGTCGCGCCACAGACTTACCGAAATACGTTCAAAGAGCGTGCCTCCGACACCGACCAATTGCCGGGCTCATCACTGGCGACCGCGTGA
- a CDS encoding DJ-1/PfpI family protein, which yields MTGLLPQMNWRPTVAMIPFPGLTMLDLIGPYETLRQHTDVHLLGSTTEEFRSDSGAPFRATEMLSDAADYYDVVFVPGGSGTADAMRDPHIIDFLASRGPRARYVTSVCTGSLVLGAAGLLDGYRATTHWSMLDALNFFGAIPSSERVVIDRNRITGGGVTAGIDFGLLLLAELFDEDTARYAQLLLEYDPAPPFDGGSPRTATQEAIHHIKEYVAELMASCQSLVAQRDGLKGGV from the coding sequence ATGACCGGCCTTCTACCGCAGATGAATTGGCGACCAACCGTCGCGATGATCCCGTTCCCGGGTCTGACGATGCTGGATCTCATCGGGCCGTACGAAACGCTGCGCCAACACACTGATGTGCATCTGCTCGGCTCGACCACCGAAGAATTCCGTTCCGACAGCGGCGCGCCGTTCCGCGCGACGGAGATGCTCTCGGACGCTGCCGACTACTACGACGTCGTCTTCGTCCCTGGCGGCAGCGGAACGGCCGATGCCATGCGCGATCCGCACATCATCGATTTCCTTGCCTCTCGAGGACCCCGAGCCCGCTACGTCACGTCGGTTTGCACCGGGTCGCTGGTGCTGGGGGCTGCCGGACTGCTGGATGGGTATCGAGCGACGACACACTGGTCGATGCTGGATGCGCTGAACTTCTTCGGGGCTATCCCTTCCTCGGAGCGCGTCGTCATCGACCGCAACCGCATCACCGGAGGCGGCGTGACAGCCGGGATCGACTTCGGATTGCTGCTCCTTGCCGAACTTTTCGACGAAGACACAGCGCGCTATGCGCAACTGCTTCTCGAATACGATCCTGCCCCGCCGTTCGACGGCGGATCGCCACGGACAGCTACCCAGGAAGCGATCCACCACATCAAGGAGTACGTCGCCGAACTGATGGCCTCCTGTCAATCCTTGGTCGCACAGCGTGATGGATTGAAAGGCGGTGTCTGA
- a CDS encoding haloalkane dehalogenase codes for MLGTTPYGRLHYRDINGTRMAYIDEGHGDAIVFQHGNPSSSYLWRNVMPHVEGLGRLVACDLIGMGASDKLDQSGHASYHYHENRDYLFALWDSLDFGDRVTLVLHDWGGALGFDWANHHRDRVAGIVHMETVSVPMEWDDFPDEVAEMFRGFRSPQGEAMVLKDNVFIETVLPSIVMRSLSEEEMDHYRRPFSAPGEDRRPTLSWPRDVPIAGEPADVVKIVEDFGGWLAESEIPKLFVRADPGVVQSKKRILDIVRSWPNQTEITVPGSHFLQEDSADEIGKAIAVFVRTMRQDW; via the coding sequence ATGCTCGGGACAACACCGTACGGCCGATTGCACTATCGCGACATCAACGGCACGCGAATGGCATACATCGACGAGGGGCACGGCGACGCCATCGTGTTCCAACACGGCAATCCGAGCTCGTCGTACCTGTGGCGCAACGTGATGCCCCACGTCGAAGGGCTGGGCCGTCTTGTCGCGTGCGATCTGATCGGGATGGGTGCCTCGGACAAGCTGGACCAATCTGGGCATGCCAGCTACCACTATCACGAGAACCGCGACTATCTGTTCGCGTTGTGGGACTCGCTCGATTTCGGTGACCGGGTCACGCTTGTACTCCACGACTGGGGTGGCGCGCTGGGATTCGATTGGGCCAACCACCACCGCGACCGGGTCGCCGGCATCGTGCATATGGAAACCGTCTCGGTGCCGATGGAGTGGGACGATTTCCCTGACGAGGTTGCCGAGATGTTCCGGGGCTTCCGGTCCCCACAGGGTGAGGCGATGGTGTTGAAGGACAACGTCTTCATCGAGACCGTGCTGCCGTCGATCGTGATGCGCTCCCTCAGTGAGGAGGAGATGGATCACTACCGCCGGCCGTTCTCCGCGCCCGGGGAGGATCGACGACCGACGCTGTCGTGGCCGCGGGATGTCCCGATCGCCGGTGAACCCGCCGATGTGGTCAAGATCGTCGAGGACTTCGGCGGCTGGCTGGCCGAAAGTGAGATACCGAAGTTGTTCGTCCGTGCCGATCCCGGAGTGGTCCAGAGTAAAAAGCGCATCCTCGACATCGTCCGCAGCTGGCCGAACCAAACTGAGATCACGGTTCCAGGTTCACACTTTCTGCAGGAAGACAGCGCAGATGAGATAGGCAAGGCGATAGCGGTTTTCGTGAGAACGATGCGGCAGGACTGGTGA